From the genome of Brevundimonas sp. NIBR11:
CTCGGTCTGGCGTCGCCTGGGCGCCGAGGTCGTGGTCGTGGAATTCCTCGACAAGGTCGGCGCTGGCATGGACGCCGAGGTCGCCACAGCCTTCCAGCGCGGCCTGACCAAACAGGGCATGACCTTCAAGATGGGCACGAAGGTCACCTCGGCGAAGGCGGCCAAGGACGGCGTGGTCCTGACGCTGGAGCCTGCCGCGGGCGGCGCCGCCGAGACCCTGACCGGCGACGTGGTCCTGGTGGCCATTGGCCGTCGCCCCTACACGGCGGGCCTAGGACTGGAATCGGTCGGCATCGAGACCGACAAGCGGGGCTTCCTGGTCAACGACCACCTGAAGACCGGCAAGGACGGCGTCTGGGTCATCGGCGACGTGACCCACGGGCCGATGCTGGCCCACAAGGCGGAAGAAGAAGCCGTCGCCGTCATCGAATACATCGCCGGCAAGGCGGGCCATGTCGACTACGACCTGGTCCCCAGCGTCATCTACACTGGACCCGAGGTGGCCTGGGTCGGCAAGACGGAAGAGCAGCTGAAAGCCGCCGGGGTCGAGTTCAAGAAGGGTAAATTCCCGTTCACCGCCAACTCGCGCGCCAAGATCAACCACGAGACCGAGGGCTTCGTGAAGGTCCTGGCCGATGCGGCGACCGACAAGGTGTTGGGCGTGCACATCTTCGGCCCGTCCGCGGGCGAACTGATCGCCGAGGCCTGTGTCGCCATGGCCTTCGGCGGCTCGTCGGAGGATATCGCGCGCACCTGCCACGCCCACCCGACCCGCTCCGAAGCCGTCAAGCAGGCGGCCATGGGCGTCGAGGGCTGGACGATGCAGGCTTAAGGGTGGATCTCCACCTCGCCGGCAAGCGCGCCCTGATCTGCGGCGGCTCCAGCGGCCTCGGCCGCGCGGTCGCCGAGGCCCTGGCGGCGGAGGGCGCGCACGTCGCCCTGCTGTCTCGGGACGCCGCAAAGCTGCAGGTCGTCGCCGACGGCATCAATGCGACGGCGACCGCCAAGGCCGTGATCGTCACCGCCGACCTGGCCGATCACGCCTCGCTGCTGGCGGCCGTGGATACGGCCGAGGGACTGCTGGGCGGACCAACCGAGATCCTGCTGAACAACACGGGCGGGCCGCCGCCCTCGGGCGTGGCCGGGCTGGACCCCGAGCTGTGGCGGACGCAGTTCGAGGCCATGGTTCTGTCGGTCTTCCGCCTGACAGACCGGGTCCTCCCGGGCATGAAGGCCGCCGGATGGGGGCGGATCCTGAACGTGGCGTCCTCCAGCGTGGTCGAGCCGATCGCCAATCTCGGCGTGTCCACGGCGCTGCGGTCCTCGGTCGCCGGCTGGGCCAAGACCCTGTCGATCGAGGTCGCGGCCGACGGGATCACCGTCAACACCCTTTTGCCCGGCCGCATCGACACGCCCCGCATCGAAAGCCTCGACAAAGCGACGGCCGAGCGGCGAGGCGTCACGCCGGCCGAGGCGCGGGCGG
Proteins encoded in this window:
- the lpdA gene encoding dihydrolipoyl dehydrogenase; this translates as MADAAPAATASYDVVVIGGGPGGYNAAIRAGQLGLKVACVEKNVTLGGTCLNVGCMPSKALLHASELFEIANKEFGTLGIEVGTPKVNLPQMMKQKAESVTALTKGIEFLFKKNKADWIKGAGKIVGTGKVEVTAADGTVTTLTAKDIVIATGSEPTPLPGVDFVEGKIVDSTGALSLPAIPKKLIVIGAGVIGLELGSVWRRLGAEVVVVEFLDKVGAGMDAEVATAFQRGLTKQGMTFKMGTKVTSAKAAKDGVVLTLEPAAGGAAETLTGDVVLVAIGRRPYTAGLGLESVGIETDKRGFLVNDHLKTGKDGVWVIGDVTHGPMLAHKAEEEAVAVIEYIAGKAGHVDYDLVPSVIYTGPEVAWVGKTEEQLKAAGVEFKKGKFPFTANSRAKINHETEGFVKVLADAATDKVLGVHIFGPSAGELIAEACVAMAFGGSSEDIARTCHAHPTRSEAVKQAAMGVEGWTMQA
- a CDS encoding SDR family oxidoreductase, with the translated sequence MDLHLAGKRALICGGSSGLGRAVAEALAAEGAHVALLSRDAAKLQVVADGINATATAKAVIVTADLADHASLLAAVDTAEGLLGGPTEILLNNTGGPPPSGVAGLDPELWRTQFEAMVLSVFRLTDRVLPGMKAAGWGRILNVASSSVVEPIANLGVSTALRSSVAGWAKTLSIEVAADGITVNTLLPGRIDTPRIESLDKATAERRGVTPAEARAESIKTIPVGRIGTTEEFGAVAAFLASPKAAYVTGSLIRIDGGAIRAI